A stretch of DNA from Desulfobacteraceae bacterium:
ATCGATACCGCCGCTGAACTCCCATACCGGACAGGAAGAAAGCAGATCGAGGTAACCGGCTTGGGTCGGCTCCGGCATCCGGCAGGCATCATCCGGCAGAAAAAACAGGCCGGCCGGCTTCATGAAGGCCGGCAGGAGGTCGGTCCGGTCGGCCAATGCCACCCGCTGGGTTGTCATCGGCTCCTGGTCGCGCCGCCAATTCAAGATCACCAGCCCCGACATCGGCGCGCTCAGCT
This window harbors:
- a CDS encoding HprK-related kinase B; the encoded protein is MMHGVAKLPRINPGTALNNPQLQGVMSEAERQRFSGLPPKELWNLEHKYDAPIEACFGPDRFELSAPMSGLVILNWRRDQEPMTTQRVALADRTDLLPAFMKPAGLFFLPDDACRMPEPTQAGYLDLLSSCPVWEFSGGIDFEAATRACLDLWQQRP